The genomic region TGCGATCAGTGGGTTGAGCTGCTGTTTGATTTCTTCCAGCAGTTTTTCACCGCTAGCATTTTGAGCATTTATGGATGAATCCAGCAGCGCTGTAAGCTGCTTAAGCTCTGAACTTCCCATCTTGCTATCTACATTCAGGATCAATGACTCAAGCTTGGCAAGAGTATTGTTGTCAAGCTGAAGTCCTTTGCCGAGGGCGTGCAGCTCTTCTTTAGTAATGGCAAGTTCGGCGTTTGGTGCTGCTTTTTTTATTGCCTCGGAAATTGCTTTCCATGCGTTATTGGTGTTCCCATCTTTTATGTCAGCAAGGACATCGCTTGACTGTGATGGATCAAGTCCGACTTGTTGCAGAAAAGAGGAAATTTTATTCTCTGCATCAGGAGAAATAGCCATGGCTTTAGGAGCAGATTCCAGCTTTGCCGCTTGTTCAAGAATGCCGAATAAGCCATCCCAAGTGAGGGCGTTATCGTCAGATTGATCTTTTAAGCGGTTAAGCGCTTCTTTGCTTACGCCAGCTTTCTCGAGTTTTTCCTGAATTGCTTTATAGTCATCTTTATTGATGGCTATTTTTTTTAGAGCAGCCATGGTGGCACGTGCAGAATCAGCTGCTTTTACACGCGCTTCGGTAGCTTTTTCTTTTTGTTTAGTACTATTTTTTTGAACAGTATCAAAAATGGCACCAAAACCAACCCCCATGGTTTTGGTGTTAGCAATAGTATTGACCTGTTTTTCAATGTATGCAGTAGGCGAAATTTGCATTATGTCTCTCCTTGCAGTGAAATAAGCAAGAAGCGTTCCATGTTTTTTATTCTTTTATTATAAGATTTTATCTGTATTTAGTGTGGGGAAAATATTGCCGTGGCTGGTTATACATGAGTGGTCGGCATTGCGTGTTGAGCGTGTCAGATGTGGGGGGAGGAGCTTTGAGTAGCGGGACAAAATTATAAAAAAGGCGGCTTTATTACAAAGCCGCCGTATCATGCTACCAACTTTTGTCTTCAGGGCGATGGATATAGAATTCCATTCTGTTGTTAAGCGCCCTGTTGGGTTCGCTCGTATTGGGAAGTAGGGGGCGTGAGTCCGCATAGCCGACTGCTTTTAGTCGTGTTGAAGATAGACCTGACTTGTTCATAATGGCACGCAGTAGTGCGGCAGCTCGCGCTGAAGATAATTCCCAGTTCGTAGGGTAGGCGCTTGAGCCTTCTTGCGTATTGGAAGTATGCCCACGTACTACCATATTTACTGTATGTTTTTTGAGAACATCAATTGGTCCATTCAAAAGCTGTTCGCTGCCTGGTTTCATTACTGCTGAGCCAGGTGCAAAAAAACTATTTACAGGAATGCGGAGAACCAGACCTTTGCTGTCACTTGTTACAGTTGCAACTTTTTGTAGCGCTGGATCATCTAGCATGTAGCTTTTTACTTCCAGCACCATACCAAGAATGATTTGGTCATCTTTTTTTAATTTGACATCTGACCGTTCAAACTTTGTCGGTGAAAAAGCTGCATAAATTGCCGTTTTTCGTTTTACTTGAATACCAAAGGCGTTTTTTACTGAACCGGCAAGAGTTTTAAATTTGTTTGCATCCTGCTGCGCAAACGACAGCAAAAGAACAAAGAAGCATAAAAGCAGTGTTACCAGATCAGCGAATGTCGCCATCCATAACGGTAGCCCTTCTTCGGCAGGCGGTTCACTATCGCCACGTTTTTGCGGATCAGCCATACTATCGATCCTGACGTTTTGAAGGCGGAAGGAATGAGTTTAATTTTTCCCGCACAATATTCGGGTGCTCACCATTTAAAATAGACAGAACACCTTCAGTCATGAGCTCCATATTCATAGCTTCTTCGTTGGAACGTTCTTCCAGCTTTTTGGCAAGAGGAAGAAAGATACAGTTTGCTAAAATTGCACCGTAGAACGTAGTGAGCAGCGCAACCGCCATAGCAGGACCAATTGAAGAAGGGTCATCTAACGCTTGAAGCATTCGAACAAGACCAATAAGTGTACCGATCATTCCGAAAGCAGGAGCCATGTTGCCCATCCCTTTAAAAACTTCCTGACCGGTACGGTGGCGTTTTTTCATAATATCCACTTCAATTTCCATAACTGAACGGATAAGGGATTCTTCAGTACCGTCGGCAACCAACAGTACTCCGCGTTTTAAAAATTCATTTTCAATGTTAACTTTTTCAAGTGCAACAAGGCTCTCTTTACGGGCGCGGTCAGCAAGGTCGATAACAATGTCGATGGAATCAATCGGGTCGGGTGCTTTGGAGAAAAAAGCTTTCATACCAACTTTCATTGAGCCAAGTACAGTACCCAGTGGAAACATGATGAATGCAACAGCAATAGTACCACCAAATACAACGAGAATTGAAGGTACATCAACAAACCCTGCAGGACTACCACCAACGGCGATAGCGCCGACGATAAGAGCCAATGAGCCAAAAAGACCGATTATAGTTGCTATATCCATGTAATTACTTCTTAATAGTCGCTGGGGAATTAAAGTTCAGTTCACCGTCTCGTAAACTGACGACAACATTTTCCAGATAATCGTTAATTTTTGTGTAATGACCGCCGATGCTTATCTCGACACCGGGGCGGATAACACCCGGTACCACAACTCGGCATAGGTCCAGTTGAGCATTTTTCTGCATCAAGGTGACAATGCGCTTCTGTTCTTTGCGCAACGCGCGCATTCGTTTTTCTTCAAATTCGAGTTTTGAGCTGTTTTCTGTGCGGTGCAAGGTACTTTTGGCACAAATTTTTTCTAGCTGAGCAATACGTTCCTCAACCGTTTCGACCATTTTCTCGATACCTTCCAACTTCTTCATCAGAACTGGGGGATAGCCCATAATGATAGACGTTGGTGTATTTCTACCACCACCAAGCTGTTCTCCGACATACACCATGTCGTTAGCGTAAACCTTACCGCCTTGAAGTCGTTCTTTGACGACAAGAGAGCCGTTGAGTGACATGCGGGTATGCAATGCGGAGCCTTCGATATAAATGTCATTGCCAGCCTGAAGCTCACAATTTTCACAGAATGCAGCGCGAATATTGGAACCGGCGTCAATGACACATGACTTTGCGCCTTTGATGCCTTTTTCTGCTGTAAAAGCATCTAAGGAACGAATTGCCGCACCTTCCACAATGTCTTTAACTAGGATGTTACGCGCTTGCAGTTCAAAGCCTGTACGTACAATTCCTTCCACACAAAGGTCGTTTACGTAAATTACGTTGCCAGTGTTGAAGTTTACATTGCCGTGAATATTGAGCAGTTTTTTTACTGAAATAAGGTTTTCATGGTAAAAGACATAGCCGTTTCTGGATGCAAGTAATTGAAAGTTGTTGTCGGGATTCACAACCGTGTTGGGCCCTACAGGAAGGGCGGGCGAATCCATTAGAAACTGTGGATTGATTGAATCAGTGTTTTCCGGCGCAGGCAGAAGCTCAGCGATTATTTGTCCGGAAATAACATTCTGCACGTATCCTAAGCAGTGATGATCGACACGACCACCGGATACCGTAGAGGGTGAGAGTTTTGTGTGATCAAAAAAAGGATCGAAATAATGGCGTAAGTAATACTTCATGCTAATGCGCCCCACGCTAGAGAGAAAGACTAGAAAGCATATCGTCCTCATTTCGAAAAAGATTAAAAAAACGTAACAATTGTTTTTTTTGTAAAATCTCTAGAAAATGGCGCGGAGGTGAAAGAATATACAACGTTTTTCCATGACCCCGTATCCGTGAGTTCACATGGACAAGTACATGCAAGCCGGACTCGTCAATCGCACCCATTTCGGATAAATTTACTACAACATGTTGATATTCTTCAACAGTCAAAAGTGTTTCTAAATACTCCTTAAAAGGCTGGCACAATTCATGTGTCAGGTCGTTGTTGTATTGAAGCACTAAGGCAGAGCCTAGCCGAAAGGTTTTCGCTGGATTCATATGATTCTCGATACGGTATGCCGGAATAGAACAAAATCAGATTGTGGCATATATCAACCTGAGCGGCTCCGAGATTTCCTTAATAAGGCGTGGCAGTTTGCCGTTACAGAAATATACTTAGTCTTTAATATAAAAAGTAAGTAACCGCAATTTAAGGATTGCTCTAAAAAGCGACAAAGTCTCTTCTGAAACAGACAGTTACTGTTGTAATTAATTGTAAACGCACATGTAGCAGGGTGCATGTACTAATATTTGTGTAAGTGATGCTGGCATTGGGGTAGAAAACGCGGTGATTCAACCTTACAACTTGTTTTGAGGACACGTTTAACGGTGTACCATATACAAAAAACGACCAGAGAGTTGTTCAGTGTGCCGAAACAACGTATCTGGTCGTTTTTTATTAATATAGTCTCGTTGTTACCTGTGATTAAGGCAACTTGGGCTATACAAATTTAACTGGCGCTAGGTGTATGGTTGTGCTGGCTATACCTAGATAAAGTCTTCGGAGGAGAGCATCATTGTGACAGGTCCCCAGTTTGTAAGGGATACGTCCATATCTGCGCCAAAAACACCGCATTGCACCAGATCGGGCAGTTCCGCTTTGCAGTGTTCCACAAAAGAGTCGAACAGTTTGCTAGCAATGGCAGGAGGGCATGCGGACGTAAAGGACGGTCTACGCCCTCGTCTGCAATCTGCGTAAAGTGTAAATTGCGGCACGAGCAACAAGCTGTTGCCTGTGTCTTTAAGGCTTAGATTCATTTTACCTTGTTTATCAGAAAAGATACGGAGACCAATCATCTTTTGCAGTAAAGCATCCCATACTGCACTTGAAGGCATTTCTTCAGTATCGTTTTTTCCAAAACCAACAAGAACTACAAGCCCAGCATCAATGGATGCAACGGGCTGTCCAGCAATATGGACAGCTCCGTTTTTTACTCGTTGTAATAATAATTTCATGATTATTGAACTGTTTTTGTTTCAGCGGTGGCTTCTACAGCAGAGTCGTTGGAAACGGCTGTTATTGCCGTGTCGTCAGAAGAGACTCCTTTCTCTGACTCAGCAGAAGTTTGTTCAATAGCAGATTCATCAGTAGATTCTGCTGGTTGTGCTGGACAGCTGCATTCAGCTTTCTTGGTGCTTTTTTTTGTGTCCAGTTTTTTCTCTTCCTCATCTCGCAGCGCGCGTCGTAATACTTTGCCAACAATTGTTTTTGGCAATTCATCCCGAAACTCAACTTGTTTTGGAACTTTGTAGTTAGCAAGCTTTTCACGGCAATGGGAAAGAATTTCCGCTTTTGTCAGTTCTTCACCAACTTTTGGTACAATGTATACTTTGATGATTTCACCACGGGTTTTGTGCGGAACGCCGACGGTGACAGCTTCTTGAACTTTTGGGTGCTCGTAAAGCACTTCATCAATTTCACGCGGGTATACGTTGTACCCTGCAACAATGATCATGTCTTTTTTGCGGTCAACAATGTAGAAATAGCCTTCTTCATCCATGGTTGCGATATCGCCAGTGTAGAGCCAACCGTTACGCAGGGTAGAGGCTGTTTCGTCTGGACGGTTCCAGTAACCCATCATAACTTGAGGTCCACGAAGGATGAGTTCGCCTATTTTCCCGACTGGAAGTGGTACGCTCCCTACTTCCATATCGACGATGCGTGCGTCGGTGTCTGGGAACGGCAGACCAATTGAGCCGTTTTTGGCTACACCCAAGAGCGGGTTGAGGTGCGTAACAGGAGAAGCTTCAGTAAGACCGAAACCTTCAAGGAGCTTAGCTCCAGTGATTTCTTTAAACTGCCGCATTTGTTCCACCGGCATCGGCGATGAGCCGGAGATACAGTACTTAATGCAGCGCAGGTCATAATTGGAAAGACTTTTTTGCTGCATAAGTGAGATGTATACGGAAGGTGCTCCCGGGAAGATTGTCGGCTTGTATTTTTGAATTCCATCAAGAACATCTTTAGGTATGTATCTTGGGAAAGGAATTACAGTTGCTGACATCGCACACGGGAACAACATGCTGACGGTAAGACCGAAGACATGGAAGTACGGAAGTAATCCCAGAAAAGTATGGTGCTCGTCAGAAATGCCGCTCAGCATACTCTGACATTGTTCGACGTTTGCAGTCAGGTTCGCATGTGAAAGCATAACGCCTTTCGAAATCCCTGTAGTTCCTCCAGTGTATTGCAGCAGGGCAATAGAGGTTTTAGGATCTCCAACAGGTACACTGAGCTGCTCCTTGGATGTAAAGAGTGTCTTCCATGGAAGCACAGTTTCATTATCGTATGGAACGTCGATAAACGTTTTTCCCCATTTGCTTTTCATTGTGTACGCTGTGTTTAATGGAAAGCATAATGCGTCGGAAATACGGGTAACAAAATATTTTTCAATTGATAATTTATCGCGCAGCTTCGCAATCTTAGGCCATAAAAGGTCGAGCGTAATCATGTGC from Halodesulfovibrio sp. harbors:
- a CDS encoding long-chain fatty acid--CoA ligase — protein: MNEQDLPLERPWLDNYDPSVPANIQYKNASIPSILDEAAKNTPKRNAVVFKNYSLTYKKLHTLAERFAANLRDQGVKPGDRVSIMMPNLPQTMIAFWGVLKAGGIVVMTNPLYMEKELVHQIHDSGAKHMITLDLLWPKIAKLRDKLSIEKYFVTRISDALCFPLNTAYTMKSKWGKTFIDVPYDNETVLPWKTLFTSKEQLSVPVGDPKTSIALLQYTGGTTGISKGVMLSHANLTANVEQCQSMLSGISDEHHTFLGLLPYFHVFGLTVSMLFPCAMSATVIPFPRYIPKDVLDGIQKYKPTIFPGAPSVYISLMQQKSLSNYDLRCIKYCISGSSPMPVEQMRQFKEITGAKLLEGFGLTEASPVTHLNPLLGVAKNGSIGLPFPDTDARIVDMEVGSVPLPVGKIGELILRGPQVMMGYWNRPDETASTLRNGWLYTGDIATMDEEGYFYIVDRKKDMIIVAGYNVYPREIDEVLYEHPKVQEAVTVGVPHKTRGEIIKVYIVPKVGEELTKAEILSHCREKLANYKVPKQVEFRDELPKTIVGKVLRRALRDEEEKKLDTKKSTKKAECSCPAQPAESTDESAIEQTSAESEKGVSSDDTAITAVSNDSAVEATAETKTVQ
- the dtd gene encoding D-aminoacyl-tRNA deacylase; translated protein: MKLLLQRVKNGAVHIAGQPVASIDAGLVVLVGFGKNDTEEMPSSAVWDALLQKMIGLRIFSDKQGKMNLSLKDTGNSLLLVPQFTLYADCRRGRRPSFTSACPPAIASKLFDSFVEHCKAELPDLVQCGVFGADMDVSLTNWGPVTMMLSSEDFI
- a CDS encoding FapA family protein; amino-acid sequence: MKYYLRHYFDPFFDHTKLSPSTVSGGRVDHHCLGYVQNVISGQIIAELLPAPENTDSINPQFLMDSPALPVGPNTVVNPDNNFQLLASRNGYVFYHENLISVKKLLNIHGNVNFNTGNVIYVNDLCVEGIVRTGFELQARNILVKDIVEGAAIRSLDAFTAEKGIKGAKSCVIDAGSNIRAAFCENCELQAGNDIYIEGSALHTRMSLNGSLVVKERLQGGKVYANDMVYVGEQLGGGRNTPTSIIMGYPPVLMKKLEGIEKMVETVEERIAQLEKICAKSTLHRTENSSKLEFEEKRMRALRKEQKRIVTLMQKNAQLDLCRVVVPGVIRPGVEISIGGHYTKINDYLENVVVSLRDGELNFNSPATIKK
- a CDS encoding MotA/TolQ/ExbB proton channel family protein gives rise to the protein MDIATIIGLFGSLALIVGAIAVGGSPAGFVDVPSILVVFGGTIAVAFIMFPLGTVLGSMKVGMKAFFSKAPDPIDSIDIVIDLADRARKESLVALEKVNIENEFLKRGVLLVADGTEESLIRSVMEIEVDIMKKRHRTGQEVFKGMGNMAPAFGMIGTLIGLVRMLQALDDPSSIGPAMAVALLTTFYGAILANCIFLPLAKKLEERSNEEAMNMELMTEGVLSILNGEHPNIVREKLNSFLPPSKRQDR
- a CDS encoding flagellar motor protein MotB; the protein is MADPQKRGDSEPPAEEGLPLWMATFADLVTLLLCFFVLLLSFAQQDANKFKTLAGSVKNAFGIQVKRKTAIYAAFSPTKFERSDVKLKKDDQIILGMVLEVKSYMLDDPALQKVATVTSDSKGLVLRIPVNSFFAPGSAVMKPGSEQLLNGPIDVLKKHTVNMVVRGHTSNTQEGSSAYPTNWELSSARAAALLRAIMNKSGLSSTRLKAVGYADSRPLLPNTSEPNRALNNRMEFYIHRPEDKSW
- a CDS encoding STAS domain-containing protein, encoding MNPAKTFRLGSALVLQYNNDLTHELCQPFKEYLETLLTVEEYQHVVVNLSEMGAIDESGLHVLVHVNSRIRGHGKTLYILSPPRHFLEILQKKQLLRFFNLFRNEDDMLSSLSL